The Eriocheir sinensis breed Jianghai 21 chromosome 4, ASM2467909v1, whole genome shotgun sequence genome has a segment encoding these proteins:
- the LOC127008112 gene encoding neogenin-like has protein sequence MVWLKDGATIHMADLDTLFCGTTTSSLHIHGLQEEDEGTYRCRAENREDSLDTVAHIQVQVAPRFLRQPANALAYEKENVELECSVYGQPEPSLHWLKNGELLVETDFCDGVDIYHLQRSKTLAAGTPRPPRLLQATSTSNRFITLAWHEPELNTDHTVGYSVVYKQEGSLRERVQNASAAPPARD, from the exons ATGGTGTGGCTCAAGGACGGTGCCACCATCCACATGGC ggacctggacacactgttctgcggcaccaccaccagcagcctgcacatccatggcctgcaggaggaggacgaggggacgtacaGGTGCCGGGCGGAGAACAGGGAGGATTCGCTCGACACCGTGGCCCACATACAGGTCCAAG TTGCTCCGAGGTTTCTGAGGCAACCGGCCAACGCTCTCGCCTATGAGAAGGAGAACGTGGAGCTGGAGTGCAGCGTGTACGGCCAGCCAGAGCCCTCGCTCCACTGGCTCAAGAACGGCGAGCTGCTGGTGGAGACGGACTTTTGTGATGGTGTGGACATTTATCACTTACAG AGGAGCAAGACCCTGGCGGCGGGCACCCCCAGGCCCCCTCGGCTGCTGCAGGCCACCTCCACCAGCAACAGGTTCATCACGCTGGCCTGGCATGAGCCGGAGCTCAACACCGACCACACTGTGGGATACTCAGTCGTCTACAAGCAGGAAGGATCACTCAG aGAACGCGTCCAGAACGCGAGTGCAGCTCCTCCAGCGAGGGACTGA